A part of Paenarthrobacter sp. A20 genomic DNA contains:
- a CDS encoding response regulator transcription factor, with product MSRILIVEDEESFSDPLSYLLGKEGFDVEVVDNGSDALVEFDRNGADLVLLDLQLPGTPGTEVCRQLRQRSSVPVIMLTAKDSEIDKVVGLELGADDYVTKPYSSRELVARVRAVLRRQGEPEELITSTVQAGPVRMDIERHVVSVNGEQVSLPLKEFELLEMLLRNSGRVLTRGQLIDRVWGSDYVGDTKTLDVHVKRLRSKIEPDPSAPRYLVTVRGLGYKFEP from the coding sequence TTGAGCCGGATTTTGATTGTGGAGGACGAAGAGTCCTTCAGCGACCCCCTGTCCTATCTCTTGGGCAAGGAAGGGTTCGACGTCGAGGTAGTAGACAACGGCAGTGACGCCTTGGTGGAGTTTGACCGCAACGGTGCCGACCTGGTTCTGCTGGACCTCCAGCTGCCGGGAACGCCGGGAACGGAAGTGTGCCGGCAGTTGCGCCAGCGCTCCAGCGTGCCTGTGATCATGCTGACCGCCAAGGACTCGGAAATCGACAAGGTGGTGGGCCTGGAGTTGGGTGCCGACGACTACGTCACCAAGCCCTATTCGTCCCGGGAACTCGTAGCCCGCGTCCGTGCTGTCCTCCGCCGCCAGGGCGAGCCAGAGGAACTCATTACGTCAACTGTGCAGGCCGGGCCGGTCCGCATGGACATCGAACGCCACGTGGTGAGCGTCAACGGCGAGCAGGTGTCCCTGCCGTTGAAGGAGTTCGAACTTCTGGAGATGCTGCTCCGAAACTCAGGCCGCGTCCTGACCCGGGGGCAGCTCATCGATCGCGTATGGGGCTCTGACTATGTCGGCGACACCAAAACGCTGGACGTCCACGTCAAGCGCCTCCGCAGCAAGATCGAGCCCGATCCCTCCGCTCCGCGTTACCTGGTGACGGTGCGCGGGCTGGGCTACAAGTTCGAGCCGTAA